atatatatatatatatatatatatatatatattacatatattaattgTGTATGGTTGTGTGTACttatttaagttgttttttttatagtattatgtgtattaataaattgtttgattttcaattttaaattgtttgattttattttatcaaagtttctaactttattttatatgtttcaatttgattttaaatttaggttcatgaatgatgtctaaattaaaaactatcgactcattcttcaaaagaaaagaagttaaTCTTCCAGAAAATTCTTCTAAACTTCCGAGGATTGAACCTGAAGAAAACCCTGATCTTAACTCTCCAATTTTGGAATCTAAAAGAATTTATTTGACATCGTCAACACTTAATTCTAAAGAGATTGATATATCTTCTCTACAACGAGATCCGGGATTACGTCCTCCTATATGGGATTATCCAGTTAATCAACGTGATGAAATAAGAAGAACTTATTTAAAAATGGGCCCATATCAAATACGTCTCTCAAAATATCCATTTTCTGGTTCAGAAAAACATCCTCGTCGCTTTCAAGCTTCATGGTTTGTACAATTTGGATCTTGGTTAGAGTATTCTCCATCAAAGGATGCTGCATATTGTTTACCTTGTTATCTTTTTACAATGAAAACATCTGAACGTTCTGGATGGGATGTATTTACTGTCATGGGatttagaaattggaagaagaTTAATAATGGAAAACATTGTGCCTTTTTGAATCATATTGGGGAGGATCCTTGCTCTTGTCATAATAATGCTGTGAAATCTTGTGAGGATTTATTAAAACAATCACAGCATATTGATAAGGTAATGAATGCACAAAGCTCTGAACAAATTCTGAATAATCGACTCCGTGTAAAAGCATCTATTGATGTTGTTCGATGGCTTGCATTTCAAGGATGTGCCTTTAGAGGTCATGATGAGACTTTTGATTCAAAAAATCGAGGTAATTTCTTGGAGATGCTTAAACTCTTGGCTTCCTATAATGATAAGGTTGGAAAACTTGTTTTGGAAAATGCTCCTAAATCTTCAAAGTATACTTCACCCcaaattcaaaaagagattttGGAAGTTCTTGCaaagaaagtaagaaataaaattcGTGAAGATGTTGGGGATTCTCGATTTTGCATTATTGTTGATGAGGCACGAGATGAGTCTAAGAGGGAGCAAATGGCTATAATCTTGAGATttgttgatgttgatggttTTATACAAGAACGATTTTTTGATCTTGTACATGTTAAAGATACATCGGCATTGACTCTAAAGAATGAAATATCTGCAGTTCTTTCTCGTCATTGTCTTGATATTCAGAATATTCGTGGGCAAGGATATGATGGTGCTAGTAATATGCGTGGTGAATGGAACGAATTGCAAGCATTATTTCTTAAAGATTGCCCATATGCATACTATGTTTATTGTTTTGCTCACCGATTACAGTTAGCATTAGTTTCTGCATCTAGAGAGGTGGTTTctgttcatgagtttttttcaaatttaaactttATTATCAATGTGGTGGGTGCTTCATGTAAACGCCATGATGAATTGCAAGCTGCTCAGGCAACACATATTGCACATATGATAGCCATTGATGAACTTGAAAGTGGAAAAGGAGATAATCAAATTAGCACTATCAAACGAGCCGGTGATTCTCgttggggttctcatttttattctatttgcaGTCTACTGCGAATGCTTGAAGCTACTTGCTCGGTGCTTGAAACCATAATAAAATAAGGATCCACTTACTCTGAACGTGAGGATGCAAATGCTGCTTATAAAATGATTACTTCATTccaattcatatttattttacatttaatgaAGGAAATCATGGGTATTACTGATGTTCTTTGTCAAGTTTTGCAGCAAAAATCTCAAGATATTTTGAATGCCATGAATATGGTTTCTACTACAAAAGGACTCATTCAAAAGTTGAGAAATGAAGGTTGGGAAAATCTGCTTGAGAATGTTGTCTCTTTTTCcaagaaatttgatattgaTATCCCAGAATTGAGCTCTCGTTATATACAAGGTCGTGGTCGTCATTAACGAGATCACATTACGATAGAGCATcattatcattttgaaatatttaatgctATTATAGATTTTCAAATGCAAGAGCTTGACAATAGGTTTGGTGAAGGAACGACAAAACTTTTAACTCTCAGCTCAGCTTTAGATCCAAAGGATGGGTATAAATCCTTTAATATTAATGATATATGTTGTCTTGCAGAAGAATATTATCCTCTTGATTTTTCTGAGAATGAGAAAATCAATTTAAGGTTTCAATTGAAGCATTTTGAAGTTGATGTGCTTAGCAATCCAAAGTTTCAAGATTTGAGATCTATTGCAGATTTATGTCGAAAATTGGTAGAGACAGAGAAATCAAAGATATACTATCTTATTGATAGATTGATTCGTCTAATTTTAACTCTTCCAATGTCTACAGCAACCAGTGAACAGGCATTTTCAGCTATGAAGATTGTTAAAACAAGGCTTCGCAACAAGATTGAAGATGAATTCTTAGCAAATAATTTAGttgtctatattgaaagagaaatagttaagaattttgatttagattcaatacttgatgattttgtttgtttaaaagaacccaagttacaattttagacactatgtattttttttgtttaatatatttgtatgaatgtcttcatattatttcaatgatatattgttcttgacatattaaatacttttttaatatataaattgtattaaatgtattttatttttattataaatcttcatatcagattattatatatcgtaaaaaaaattatataaaaatataacaaaaaatatgttatatatattgttttaattttgtttggtCCCCCAAGAGTAAATTCCTAGCTCCGCCACTGCTTATATGCTACAAAAtgggagaaattgaaaaaatatttagcaTGAGTTTAGGAGGCaagctgtaacagcccgctagaaatttaacattgaaatttctattgactttaagaatctcgtgaagaccctataagttttcatgaatctattttatcgtatagttgatgttattactcactgtAGTATCAggagtgtgttttttattattggagatagttagaaagttttatttggacacatggaaagattttagtcaccttactcttccaagtctactccacatttggaaaatatcttaagctgatttttgtagatattattggatagaatattttgagataatcttttatagatattttgggtaggagaaaactacactcaactctcaactccagtcttatcatcttccttatctcgtccataagtatctccagccatcacccacgaacttatcttcatttacacgttcatttaaaagaatatcaaacactttctctcggacaacttttaggagttcttctgcatgcccatttcgaagcctttgtaagtgttttatcatcaagtctcattcatataagttgttctttttttagtctagtttacatggatatcttatttgtcccatttgaagattatttggttagtcaaatattatataaactatagaaaggttattctaggagataaattggagaatatgttatagtttggagtttttgaccaagctaatggataaacattggtccgaaatttttatggagtattgttaacatgtatatatgactactggttgaggatttttgcatgattaaaggttttgatgaaagattttcttagatttagaaacttagaaactggaaaaagaaaaacagtttttgttttgagaaagtttaactctttttggtggtctaaacctattctaatgactttgataattttattagaggatcctaagcatcttatatacatgttatattattattttgaagatatttgatgttagtttcaaagatatgaaattttatgcaaagagatattcagataagccaaagtgtggatgttcttggctaaatttatgttttggttaatttctaaccatgtgatcttgaattagaagcttatatatgttttaggacatctttttaaaccatgtgatggtttggtttgaagatcacatatttataagtcatagatcaaaaggttgatcaaacaagttagaaaacaaaaattaatggaaatagcatatgagaatttcagtcctatggagttttaatagttgtgattagttttaaatttttctaaattgatatttgaattgaggataaaatttacatgaggtatgtaaattttggtgatatctggagttagtatgcaaaatccttaagttatgggtaaaacggtcattttcctacatgcagagattaaaatgaaaattttactctttaagttagtatttttcatattttaatttattagtgatttaatactaacttttagaatcactaattacgtTCCTCATGAtagcgcttaaggttttataagaaacgcggagatcgagataagttagcttttaacttactaaaagtctactgtgtatgtgtgctaagtaaaagaactacagtgtatgtatgtatgttatcatatatgtcatgtcatgccaagttatcacataattgtctattatacagaatttattctgtcatcaatttttatctgttacataatatattctgtcatatattactgtacattataagtatgtcatgttaaatatgttgtctattatatgttatgccatgttacgaaatgtttctctctcaagttggtcatgtatttcaagttatgttcaagtcacgttatgttacgtcagggttcagtcctttcgtattctagtcacgtttcatcttgagtacattcagtttgtgtagaatacatggggccacaacaactgtagagtatgtatttaactgcattgtgatgtgtaaaatacatggggccacaacaactgtggagtatgtatttttcatgttaagtcaagtttgcgtagaatacatggggccacaacaactgtgaagtatggatttacacgtagaatacatggggccacaacaactgtggagtatgtatttttcatgttaattcaaatttcagagcaagttcatgctaagtcaagtttcagatcaagttcatgtcaagtcaagttcagttcatgtttcaatttaagttatgccaattatgctatgttgtacgacaagttatgctttaattacttatgaatttgattatgcatttatgcttttattgtcatccatgcatcattagcctgtgtggaagtttttgttaacttgctgagatttgtaatcaaatcttactatggtagtcccaactaccattccccctgaatggtagatcttgttacaggacctgaaggaagatcaggagctgactaattagacacagtcgactgaacgacggtgcgtcgttaaatgttaatatagtagttaaattactacttgtacgatggagttgcatctccagtacttttggatcataactattttggactagtgctgtgatcttagttattcaatggatctttatatatgaagtatgttttaagtatttgggatatttttagtttggtgcatagtattgctaaaaaaaaaaaattatccgctgcgaatattgcataatgttatatatatgttaggaatattgcatcttatatgtcatgaacgggggcaggtaaccttgtgttgcatgtctcgatgcttcaaatgtccgttagatcccaaacggaatttgggggcatcacacaagcgacctcttttcatattttaatataaccCATATACCAAGGGCGAATAACGAAGTGGCGGACAAATTGGCATGTACAGCATTAAGAATGAAGGAGGTACCCCTCCCGTGACAAGTGGAAAAGAAAGTTGTTGAGATCCCAGCCATTGGAAGAGAGGTAGGAGTCTTGGGCTCCAATATCCCAGATTGAGCAAATAGTATGGTCTAGTACCTAGATGAAGGGAAGTTACCAAAGAAGACAGTGGAAGCAAGGAGGGTAAGGAGAAAAGCAGCAAGGTTCATGCTTATTGATGGAGTCCTTTATAAAAGAGGTTTCTCAACTCCGTTGTTGCGGTGTATTGCCCTACAAGAAGTGCAGTATGTCTTAGTAGAAATACATGAAGGAATATGTGAAAACCATTCTGGtggaaaaaaatttagttaggAAGGTAGTAAGGGCAAGATACTACTGGCCCAACACATTAAGAGACGCTTGGGAATTCACTAAAACGTGTGTCAAGTGCTAGACATAGGCACTAGTACTTCATGCCCCTTCAGAGGGATTAACATCAATGCCAGCGCCATGGCCTTTCGCTCAATAGGGCGTCGATTTGGGGAGTAAAGTTCATGGTTGTCACCGTTGATTATTTCACAAAGTGGGCGGAGGCCGAACCACTAGCAAGTGTGACAAGGTTTTTGTGGAAAAACGTTGTTTGCAGGTTCGAAATTCCGCAAAGCATAGTGTCATACAATGGGCACCAATTTGACTCTGACCATTACAGAGAAAGGTGTGCAACATTGAAGATTAAGGTAAAGTATTCCTTACTAGGCCACCCTTAAGCAGAAGCAACAAATAAGGCATTACTCTTGATTCTAAAAAGGAGGGTCGTGAAGAAAAAGTGAGAATGGGCGGAAGAGCTGCCAGGAGTACTTTGGGCGTACAGGACATCAACAAAAACTCTAACAGGGAAGCCCCCATTTGCATTGGTGTATGGGTGAGAGGCGATTCCCCTAGTTGAGGTAGGACTCTCAAGTTATCAAATGAGCCACTTCTTAGCCGCCCAAAATGATAGGAAAATAAAGGATTACCTTGATTTAatggaggaagaaagagaaatatcAGAAGCCAAAATGCTATAGGAAAAAGCTAAAGCCAAGCAATACTTCAACAAAATAGCTCATCCTTCTTCTCGATCAGCTGACGGTCCTTGGCAAGAAAAGCTAGGTTGGATTTCCTAAGCTCCTCGTCTGAATCCCTGCGGCTGTCCTTGTATTGCTGATGACGCCTCTGGAGTTCTTCCAAGGCCCCTCTTGCTTCCGAAAGATCGAGAGCAGTGAGGCAGTTCTTCTCCACGACAACCGCCAACTCTTGAGCTAGCCCCTTGCTACGTTTTTATGAGCAATCCAATTCTTTGTGGGTTGAACCCAACTCCTTGTTGTGGGTGAGCAGCTCAGATTTAAGGCAAGCGAGGTTTGATTTAAAGCCTCTCCGAGCATCAGCAAGTTGAGACTTTGCAGAGTCCCTTTCTGACTAAAGAAGCCTCAAGGTGAAGTCATCCTTAGTCTTCGCCTTTTGGGCACTGCAAACGGCATTGTGAGCTCAAGGACTTCGCCCTCCAGAATCTCCATGCCGCTGTGCAAAGAGTGCGAGTAACCTTTTGACTGCTCTAGCAGTATATCCAACTCCTTCTTCTCCGTTAGAGTCTCCATCTCCGACTAGTCCACCTGCCATTTCTCAAAAGTGAGCTTGGCAACGTAGCATAGCTTTCATCACTCTCTGACCTTCCTCCTCAAGGCAGACCCAATTCTCCAAGATCCATGCCGTCAAACCATTAAtgctctataatttttttttttttttaaaaggcaCTCAAGTCATAAACTACATGAGAACTTgaaaagagaaagggagagcAGGTCAATTGCTGGTGATACCTTAGAAAACCAATCCTTCAGGTAGTTGGCCATTTGGGGACGTGGCCTTAACTTGGGTGTTGGCAGAGGAAGTGGAGGCACCACCATTAACCTCCCCGACAAAGATCTCTTTGGGGTTAGGAACATTCCCAGGCAAAAAAGTCTAGTCAATCCTTGGCATTGAGTCCGCCACCACTTCCAGGGGACCTCCAAAGCTTGCAAGTGGGAGAGAGGTCCTAGTGTATGCCAAGTCGGCCTCGAGTATGCGGGTGTCTTCTGCCAATACACCACCCAATCCATCAAGAATGAGGAATTCAGTATCTCCAccaaaggattgggcgaagggAGGAGGAAGTGAGAGACACTCATCGCTGCCAGGCAACGAGGGAGTATTACCCCTAGAGATAGTGATTGGCAAAGTCTCTGGAAGAGGTGAGTTGGCATCCATCTATCTTCATGGCGAGGTGGCGTGCCCCTGACCATGCCACCTAAGTCTCATGTTTGGGCGAGAGCTTTATCCGCCTCGTCAGTAGGCGGAATACTCGTTGTCCCTTTGCAAACGCTCTCAGGCAGGAAGGAGACGTGATCTCCCACCGTAGGCAGACGAATCTCCTCACTGTATCAAAATTTAGATTGAGGGCGACCGCAATTTCAGGGGCTAACTCGCCCCCTCTCACTAGGTTGTCAAAGATGGGTCTGGACACCAGGGTGCGCGCCTGTTGGGGGGGTTAAGATCAAAGGTGGCGGCTAGATCTAAGAGGGCCAACTCAACCAAGCCCTCTGCATCTCCCAGTCTAGGAGAATGCAGCCATATAGAAGACCTGCTAGCCACATTAAGTTGGGCAGAGGCTGGTGGGGTAAGAGCCTGGGCATAGTCACCCTCTCAAGGCGCCAAGGTCTTCTTTTGCTTAGGCGCAAGAGGAGATGTGTCCTCGGCACGAgccattttcttttgtttcttttcttcttttttcttttcttttctttcttctcccctTTATTCTTCTTGCTCTTCTTCAGACGGCctattcttctccttcttctcctGCGTGGCTTGGCCATCTTTCTTGCCTTTCTCTGAGGGCCTGCCAAGGTTGTGAGGAGGAATTGTGGTAGAAATCATGAACGAGCGCCCCTGAACATAGGAGCAGTTGGGGGATATCAGGAACTGGTCAATGTGAGCAGGCATTAGTAGGAAATCTGTCCAAAGCTGGTCAGGGTGAGCTTGAGCCCAAGAGTGGACAGTTTCAATTCAGGCCATCTCATAAATTGATAAAGGTTCCATGTTCGCTTGCAAGCTCTTATAATCAAGAAGGACGCCCCAAATTACCCTAACTGGAAAATCTCTAAAACGAGCCTCAGGGGCAGGAAACTCCCAAACCTGGTCAATGATAAAGAAGAACCTACTCGTCCAATTCTTGACATTTGAATGCCGAGTCTCGAATCGGGCcaatattttccttttgtcCTTCTTGCTAAAGCTGACAGTGTTGCCTTTGGCAGTGGGCCTCACattgtaaaaagataaaaatttctGAGCAGTCAAGTCGGGGTAAATGTCCCCATGGGGTTCCAAAGCCATGTGAAAAATCACGTAGGCACAAAGAAAGGCCCTAAGTGCAAAGAGATGGAGTTGAGCAAGTGCCAAACCCAGCAAGTCTAAAATGTCACGAAGGGGGCGACAGAAAGGAAGTCTCAAACTGTGAAACAAAAGGGAGGTGGTAAAGATAACTTTGTCTCCAGTACCACGTCTTCAGGGATGCAGTATTCCTCCCTAATAGCTAGAAGATGCTTCTGTCTCAATGTAGAACACCACTCATACCCATCAAAGACTGTGATTTCTGGGGTAGGGGAAGGTTATTCAGAGCTACCGTCATATTCAGCCATGGAATCTTGAGAAGAAAGATGGCAAGGAAATAGGTGAGACGGGATGGGTAGATGCCAAGAAGCAAGAACATGGACAAGCACCAACTAAAATGAAAATAGGGAAGATAGTAAAGGAAAGAATGAGCAAGATCGGTAGACAGGTATTTAAAATGAGCGAATACAAAACGCTAGCCATAGGCATCATGACTTGACATGGGAGTAGAAAGGTAACCATCACACAGAATCCTTACCGATGCAACGTTAACATTTAATCATGAGGGACTCTTCGATCTCATAAAATGTGAAGGAATAGCGGGGTATGTAGTGGTTGACAGATGGACAGGGGACTGCTTGAAAACAAGGCTTGGAAGAAAAAGGGGCCCATAACAAGCTGTCAACATAAAATTCCCCATGCCATGGAGCAAAGGGAATTAGCTGGGTAGTTGGAGGGCCCATTTCATATTTAAGCTCAGTATGAAAGTTCTCTATAAACAGGTTTGAACTGAAAAGGCTCAACAGGGATCAGCACACTACACGCCACTTTATTCGGGAAGAAGCAAGTTTCATGCATGTACGTGACTATTTTAGTTATGTAGGGATAAACACAACACATGATAAACATCACAAGATAGTGATTTCATATAAGGATTATCCAGTCTAACATATATCCCCTATATATACCAGTTAACTCCAAAAAAGGAGAAGGATCTCAATTATATACTTGTAAGAGATAATGAACTGATTTAAGCATCGAAATATTTTCAGGTGTATCCCACCTGAGTTTTCTTACTATTTGCAGGTGAACAGTTGCACAGGTGATGGTGGGGCATGTCCTTAACAAATGGATTTACTACTGTGAAGTACAGTTTTtggctatataatatatatatataattgcttCGTCAACAAATAAAGAATAGTAAGAAAGTtaaatatgaaatgaaaaatttctATAAACAATTTAGCATTTCTCCTATTGCTCTTTCTAGATAAAAGCACAAATACTCTAATAAATTTGTTAAACCTCACGCCAAGAAAAGAAGTAGTAATCGtgatgatttttataaaaagaccTTATTTGATCCATCGTTAAAAACCTCATTGATTGTtgtcagaagaaaaaaaataaaataagaaaaaaaaaacgtctCATTATAACAACAATCAAATTTGCTTGATCTATTATACTATTTCTTTCAAGtgattttttaaagttatttttaattatttgtcatGAATATGATTTATCATGATTGCTATGATTAATTCTGGATCATATATGAGTTATATCTAGGAATGAATAATACAtagtaaatattatgaaaaatctaataaaatattatttcagtTAATGGATCTTATATGAAGATCAAGTATGAGCTCGATACTACTTATATCTGACAGAATAATGTTTGTCAGAATTTAATCAagaaaatgttaatttttaagTATGTTATTAATACATTAAACCCAATATTAAAAGAGAACGGATTGGATTCTACCATGagaaaattgggtttttttttttttttgtgaatcttaaatttattaatttaaaaaaatgtataaaatttgaacactttaaaattgtataaaatatttatatatattatatataaaaatatttatatttcttttataaatgacattattctttaataaactatatatttaattttttgtttgaatcaaTGAATTTAAATATCTCACGTGAGAAAAATTAACACATAAAATCGAtcgtattatatttatatttaacacGTCAATTTATTCTCGTGGAATTTGTCTTACTAAAACATTTCCCTTCCGCCAATTTTGTACTTGGCAGAGGACACCTTTGCCGTGTGGCGAATGTTTATTGGTGGTTGCGTGCAAGCCGATCTAGTGGCACGCATTACAATGATGAGCTGACGAAGTTAAACATACCAAACGTCGCCGTATGCATAAGATCTGTAACTGATTTCAGAAATATCCCAGAGCGGCACCGTTGTGACGAAGAAGAAACGATGTCGTTAGGTGGACTCGAATAGCCAATAATTTTCAGAAATCATTGAGTTGGAAAATTTCGTCGGGCTTCCTCTTCTTTCTCAGGCTCTTTGTGCAACATCCATGGAGTCGAAAGCTTCAACAACGATAGCTAAGACCTCTCTTCAGAGCCCGAAACCTAAAGAAAGAGACCTCTTGCACCACCTCGAAGCCTACCTCGCCAAGCGAGATGGCGTGGACAAGCTTCTCAAGATTTCCAGGTATGCCACCAAGATCATCCTCGCCTCCTCGGTGCTCCCAGAAACCCTTACCCTAACCGGTCGACTGAAGAGCTTCGAGACCAGCGTGGGGCTCAGTCGGAAGGCTTTCCGACTCGGCAAGTTCGTCCAGGACTTGAACGCTCTGAGGAACTCCCATTTCGATTCGAAACAAGAACTCGTCCTCTCCATCATCGCCAATGGGGGCGAGGGCCTATACTACTTTGTCGAGCAGTTTATTTGGCTTTCCAAATCGGGTCTGATCGATAGCAAACACTCGCGTAATTTGCAGAAAATCAGTGCCTGGGCCGAGTTTATCGGCTATATGGGTAGTATATCGTTGAAATTTATGGATTTAAAGCGGATTAAGGAAGATGAGGCGTGTTTGGAATCGACTATTGAGATTGCGGTTGCGAGGGGAAATGGGTGTCTCGAAGAGGAGCAGAGGTTGAGGAAATTGAGAGAGAAGAAG
This is a stretch of genomic DNA from Carya illinoinensis cultivar Pawnee chromosome 15, C.illinoinensisPawnee_v1, whole genome shotgun sequence. It encodes these proteins:
- the LOC122295387 gene encoding peroxisomal membrane protein 11A — protein: MESKASTTIAKTSLQSPKPKERDLLHHLEAYLAKRDGVDKLLKISRYATKIILASSVLPETLTLTGRLKSFETSVGLSRKAFRLGKFVQDLNALRNSHFDSKQELVLSIIANGGEGLYYFVEQFIWLSKSGLIDSKHSRNLQKISAWAEFIGYMGSISLKFMDLKRIKEDEACLESTIEIAVARGNGCLEEEQRLRKLREKKLMKKLSIVQDIADGLMALADIRDGKGQLSAPLFISCAGLLSALISTHKNWVSC